A single Rhinolophus ferrumequinum isolate MPI-CBG mRhiFer1 chromosome 20, mRhiFer1_v1.p, whole genome shotgun sequence DNA region contains:
- the LOC117012564 gene encoding 60S ribosomal protein L17-like has protein sequence MHIQTATKYLKDVILQKQCVPFQHYIGGVGRCAQDKQWGWTHVQRPKKSAEFLLHVLKNAESNFELKGLEVDSLVMEHIQVNKAPEMFCRTYRDHGQINPHLSSPCHREMVLTAKEQIVPKPEEEVAQKKKISQKYLKKQKLMAQE, from the coding sequence ATGCATATCCAAACAGCCACCAAGTATCTAAAAGATGTCATAttacagaagcaatgtgtgccatTCCAGCATTACATTGGTGGAGTTGGGAGATGTGCCCAGGACAAACAGTGGGGTTGGACGCACGTTCAGCGGCCCAAAAAGAGTGCAGAATTTTTACTGCACgtgcttaaaaatgcagagagtaaTTTTGAACTTAAGGGTTTAGAGGTAGACTCTCTGGTCATGGAGCATATCCAGGTGAACAAAGCTCCCGAGATGTTTTGCAGAACTTACAGAGATCATGGGCAGATTAACCCACACTTGAGCTCCCCCTGCCACAGAGAGATGGTCCTCACTGCAAAAGAGCAGATTGTTCCTAAACCAGAAGAGGAGgttgcacagaagaaaaagatctcccagaagtacctaaagaaacaaaaacttatggcccAGGAGTAA